In Amaranthus tricolor cultivar Red isolate AtriRed21 chromosome 5, ASM2621246v1, whole genome shotgun sequence, a genomic segment contains:
- the LOC130812772 gene encoding dihydroneopterin aldolase 2-like, producing the protein MDDTQLMKGDKLILRGLKFHGYHGVKPEERTLGQKFLVDVDAWIDLREAGKSDRLSDTVSYTDIYRIVKGVIEGTPHNLLESVAHQIASTTFSKHPQISSVCVKIGKPHVAVQGQLDYLGVEIFRSRTADGQI; encoded by the exons ATGGATGATACTCAACTCATGAAAGGAGATAAGCTAATACTTAGAGGGTTGAAGTTTCATGGTTATCACGGGGTAAAACCTGAAGAGAGAACATTGGGTCAGAAATTTTTGGTGGATGTCGATGCTTGGATAGATCTCCGAGAGGCAGGCAAATCAGACCGTTTGTCTGACACTGTCAGTTACACTGACATTTATCG TATTGTCAAGGGTGTGATCGAGGGAACTCCTCATAACCTTTTAGAGTCAGTAGCTCACCAGATTGCTTCTACTACATTTAGCAAGCATCCTCAAATATCCTCAGTGTGTGTGAAGATTGGAAAGCCTCATGTTGCAGTTCAAGGCCAGCTAGACTATTTGGGAGTCGAGATTTTCCGCTCAAGAACTGCTGATGGACAAATTTGA